Below is a window of Humulus lupulus chromosome 2, drHumLupu1.1, whole genome shotgun sequence DNA.
ACAAGGCGAGCACCTCCCGCATTTCGATCGACACGTCGGCGGAGAAGAACCCGGTCCGGCCAGTCTCTTCTCCGGCTCCAAAACTCCACTTTTAACACTTGTAGTACTTCTTCTACTCCCTTGCCCACCTAATAACAAAAAAACACAGAAACACCAAACCGAATCACTGGCCGAGTCAAAACGACGTCGTTCATTAATGGGTTTCTTCTTGTTTAAGCTTACCGATGAGTTGGGTCGGTAACAGAGCTGAGGCGGAAGCGAACAAGAGAAAAGTAAGCGCCGTAATAGTGGAAAGCCTTAGAAAACGACAGTGGTGGCAGTTATTGTAATGTTGGTGGTTttggtggtggtggcggtggcgCAGTACGCCCATCGCCGAGCCGGAGTGCTTGGCGCGGGTTAGCCTCTGAgagtggaagaagaagaagaagaagaagaagaagaagaagaagaagaactgtTAAGGAGAGAGATTGTAGAGAGAGAGTTTCATTGTTATTATTGCCGTTTTCATTTGTGAGCGTGTGGGGAGAGAGTCCAAGTCAAAAACACAGACCAAAAAGATgggttagagagagaaagttggtaagggagagagttttttttttattattgttattgttattgtcaTTTGGGTAGGTCAGTCAGGGTTAGGGAGGGAGGGAGAAAATGGAGCCCTGTATACGAGGGTTGAATGATTGTAACCACTTAAATTACGATAAAGCCCTTCGCAGTAAATTTATTTACAGGAATGACAGTGATGTCGTTTTAAAACGGGATTGGTGTCGTACGACAAGTGATTATTAGGGAGATGGCAGAAGGGTAATATTTAGGGAAAAGGAGGTGGGTTTGTTGAGATGAAAAACAAGGAGGGTCAGACAGCACACGTGTGGTTGCGTACGTGTGGGGGATAGTAATAGTAAGTAGAGAAAGGGAAGGGCCTAAGGGAGAGGGGTGAGTCTCTGAGAGTGGTGTGTCTCGTACGGGACGAACATCTGAATCAAAAGCTTAAACCATaccccactctctctctctctctctctccccccacCATTATTGACCTCTCTCTCTCCTATTAAATTCTGACTGGGCCCCACCTCTACAGAGAGACATGTCgttgttttctgggttttttttctttcccttattaaaaaagaaaagtaaggAATTGGGTCAAAATGATTATAAATTATAGAAAATGGTAGTGTGATTGAGTGAGTGAGGTGAGGGTAGGGAGTTGTATTAAATGAAGCCGCATTATATTTGTGCAAGTGAGGGCCAAGATAAATAGATAGATCCATAGATAGAGTAATGCTTACAAATAGAGTGGGATTTTGTAACATATGGAAAATCTTTGATTTGATAGGTTTTGAGTTTTGGTTGCAAtttaaagcaaaaaaaaaaaaaaagcataagaaAACTTTCTTGTGTACATATTTAGGGTCTGCACTGTGCATTTTCTTGGTCAGGGTTTGGTATTGGATAGACAAAGTAATGTAACAAGGTTGGTTTTGCTTGGTCAAAATAAATGTTGATTTTCAATCTTGTTAAAAAATTGTGGGGAGACTCTGAGTGGGCTGTGGTGGGCCTCTAGGGGGTTGAGTGAGGACAAGTTCCTAAATTGTAGACTAAGAATAGGGCTCAGTAAGAAGATAACGCTAATGGGCCCTCAGATTCCTCAGGCCTGTGAAATAGTGGGCTTTAATTATAGGGACAATCCATTGAGTGGTAGTGGTGGTACCTTGCTTCTTGCTTCTCTTACACGATTAGGTATAGAATAGCTGTGACGCTTGATAGGGATGAACACGAAAAAGACACTTCACTTGAATACTTTATTATGAGTTTAACCCATTTAAAAAAGAATATTATATTGAAAAATAAGTAAACCGCATACattttcattcattattttacTTTATGATGTAAACTCTCGTCTCATCACTATGATGCACATTTTTTCTACAAGCCCCACCCCTAATGAATTATTTGCCTTAGGTAGAGAGCGAGACTTGGGACGGAGTTGATCTTCATCTTCAAAGTGGGGTGGCACTCCCTGCCTTGTCTTGTcctatatttgtttatttttcgCTTTTAAATCTCCCGATCTCCGACCAATTTTGATGGGGTTTCCTGCCTTGCCCTTGTTGTAGATTAAGGCATACATTCGTGGTCAAGTGAGGAACAAGAATGCATACATTTCTCATTTTCTCCTACCCCATTTACATATGTGGTCATCACTTCTCAAATAATtacattaaaatttaatttattctaCTTTAATAAAAATGGCTtaaaaaacaaacttttaaaagtttatgattattttgtctaattgttatatgtattttttattttattttttcaatttatttttaaaaaagagTATTGAAGAATTATTGTTGGGGGTGAGCCAAAGGGTACTGAAGAAATGAACGGGGCATTAAGAAAAGCCTTTATTGTTGGAAGAAATTACAGAAGTtgttgtaaatcctataattggcatttttatagaaatattgttttcttaaaagataatTCGGTTGTTtctctttattataattttttgaaattcatTTTATCTTTTTGTGAATTTCGGATGATTATGAGTttccttatttagctttatattgtcccaatttgtttataaagggaagttttatattgcaaatattcagtacttacccaaAATCATTTAtggattatttttttatatattttcgtgcagctcaagaattaaTAAACAAGAAACGGGATCCTTAAtatcattaattgttgtttccttttttgagcttgtttttggtccgacacaggtctgagctgtccccaccaaaatcgtatctgtcggatcagcatcttctaaaaaagacaactcttcatcaatcaagaatatcttcaattattcttgcctttattagaagaattccttctcagcctttatgagcacgaaaaatgactctataaataggtctctaaaggcagtgagaaaagcgAACTCCGAGATGCATTATTTGTGaacataattgtaatatttgtgagagttcctctttattcaagatcataagtattcacgtga
It encodes the following:
- the LOC133816612 gene encoding EPIDERMAL PATTERNING FACTOR-like protein 5; the encoded protein is MGVLRHRHHHQNHQHYNNCHHCRFLRLSTITALTFLLFASASALLPTQLIGGQGSRRSTTSVKSGVLEPEKRLAGPGSSPPTCRSKCGRCSPCKAVHVPIQPGLSFPLEYYPEAWRCKCGNKLFMP